Genomic DNA from Mastomys coucha isolate ucsf_1 unplaced genomic scaffold, UCSF_Mcou_1 pScaffold16, whole genome shotgun sequence:
atgtgtgtggagctgTCCTTGCCTTTAGTATGGGCTCGTTTTACATGTTTGTTCAGACCATCCTTTCCTACCAAATGCAGCCCAAAATTCACAGCAAGCAAGTCTTCTGGGTCCGCCTTCTATTGGTTATCTGGTGTGGAGTAAGTGCACTTAGCAGTATCCTTTGTGGTGACGTGGCGCTTCCTGCTGAAAGGGTAGAATAGTCAAGCAAGGGAGTGCGGTTTGGGCCATGTAAGaaccattcattttattttattttgtatcttgttatacacacacacacacacacacacacacacacacacacgtattttaTCTACACTTACGTAAATGCACCGTGTGCATACCTGGTGACCACTGCTATCAGGAGAGGATATCAGATACTGTGGAATTgaacgtgggtgctgggaaccaaatctaggtcatctgcaagagcaacatgtgctctgaactgctgaggcATTGCTCTAGCCAGCTCCCCCAGTCTCTTTAAAGTCACCTGCGATTAAAGAGCATTGTTTATTGGTACATGAAATTCAGACTGAAATTAAGTAATTAAACTAGGAACAAACATGTCTGGCATAGTCTTcagagaaagcaaggaagaatTATTATGCTCACTACAGAAAATGATTGTGTGGAAATTTATGGTAGAGCTGCTAATTTTTGAGTAAAGAGGAAAGGACATGATATAAACCATTTCCTGGCTACTCTGGATAGATCTTTAGCTTTAAGACTGCCCATgacattaattctttaaaaaaaaaaaatataggatTGGACCATGGTAATAAAAGCTAGCCTTTAAAGTTGGCCTTTAaaatgatttgttgttgttgttgttgttgttgttgttgttacaatgTACAAGTTTAAACCTTCAGATCTCTAAGAGTCTTCCTTGACTTACTTTTTTTATAGTGATGACTTGCTCATCAATTTTGTACAGTAGTGATTTTGGTCCTGATATAGTACAGAAACTACACTGGAATCCAGAGGACAAAGTAAGAGCTTGAggtctataaaatatataagggtgtgtgtgtgtgtgtgtgtgtgtgtgtgtgtgtgtgtgtgtaattattttaaagatttattttcattttaaatttattatcactgcatgtgtctgtgtcatgTATACATGGATGCCTGCAAACGCCAGAATAGTGCATTGAATCCCTTGGAGCTATACTAACAGGTGGAAACAAACTGCCCAACATGGAAACTGAGAAAtaaacctggttcctctgcaaaagcagcaaacactcttaactaTTGAACCCTCTCTCCATACCCTACATAATTAATGTTAGAAGTTCGTATATAAACTCTAAAAATAGCTGTAGAAAGAATATCTTATGTACTATATGGATGTATCATCATATCATAAtgattaaaaagcctatggcctgtGGCTTAGGTAAGAAATAGAGGTGGGACATCGGGGAGGGAAAGGATTATGGGGTAGAGCCAGACACGGGAGCTAGGCTTGGGATGATATGAGGAGACGGACACATAGAACCTGAGCACAGGTAAtgagccatgtggcagaatgtaagTTAAAATAAACGGGTTATCTTTAGTTACAGTCAAGTCAGAGTAGACCCTAGCTGTATGCCCAAGGCATTTGTaaattttgagtctgagtcttattctTTGAGCTTGGGTTTGGGAGAAAGAACCAGGACCTAACTACAACAAATAAACTTTATGAATGTTTATTAAGAGTATTCTAGAGCTTCCTAATgccattttatgaattttattcagATGCATGCtctatgcgtgcgtgtgtgtgtgtgtgtgtgtgtgtgtgtgtgtttgtgtgtgtgtgtgtgtgtaggtgtgtgtgtgtgtgtgtgtgtgtgtttgtgtgtaggtatatttttttcatttcactcAGTGGTCCAACTGACCTTAAATTTGTGATCTtccttcagcctcctaagtaagGATGACAGATGTTGAGTTATGAATCTTGTGGCTGAAGGGGAGCGGGGCACTGTAACTCCTTGGTTGTAGAATGTAGGTTCtattttttcttggttatttagTAGAAATTATATTTGTTGTAAGTGAAACAAAGACATCTATTATGGGTCAGGAGGGACTCTTAGTAGCTACTGTAATTCTCAAGACATGTTCAGAAATCAAGGAATGATTTCAGAAGGAAAATTGGTCTATAAGAATTTGATGttgcttaatttaaaaagtaacagaTTATTTGAATAGGATGTAACAAAGCggcctttgtttttctctttaactcCAGGGTTATGTGCTTCACATGGTTACTACTGCAGCAGAATGGTCtatgtcattttccttttttggatTTTTCCTGACTTATATTCGTGATTTTCAGGTAATAAAATAGTTTCAATTCTGTTCAGTAGAACTTCCTTCATGTAGAATAACAGAATATTTCATTGACAGATTCCCTGTCCATTTTGaaaattagcattttaaagtCTGCCTCACAGAAAGTGGTGTAAAAGTAGCTTCTGGTGAAACTGTTCTTGGATTTGAGGAAGTTGTGTGTTGCAAGTAAGCTACAGCCTTGGTAATGGAGTTGCAAAACATATCTGAAGAAACTCTGTAGTCAGGGTTTGCTCACCTAGAGCAGCCCTAACACATGGCTTTatgggaaaaaaatacaaaagaaaaataggaaacttAGTGAGGCAAGAACATGTTTTTTCCATTTCACTGGGTGCTCGGGATGGTGCCTGTGGCAGTGACTTCCTGTTTCCCATTAGAGCAATTTGTTTCTCTGACTACATAAGGGATCTGTGAAGTATAGTGAAGAGATAATCTCTCATGAAGACAGAACTTCTCTATATAatcttcttttctgttccagaaaATTACTTTACGAGTAGAAGCCAATTTGCATGGATTAACCCTCTATGACACTATCCCTTGCCCTGTTACCAGTGAGAGAACACCGCTGCTTTCCCGAGATTTTCAATGAATGGAGACAATTCTTCTGTGATGATTGTGGTTCTCAGGGACTGAGAAAAGATACACAAAAGTTGCTTATTATACTGTGAAAATTTGAATCAATTAATCAAGGCTGACAGTGACATTAATGAAAGATGATATCAGGAGAAATGTAATAAGCCATCTGATAAGTTTTCTTAAAGGATGTTGTTAAGAAAACCATCTAAAAACATTATGTCTAGACTTTTTTATatccagaaaataaaaccaaaggatAATGCAATTGTAGTGTTTGCTACTTTATCAAAGAAAGCTTGAAGTACACCTAGTAGTCTCTATACTTGGCCTTaaacatgttattttaaaagcatcttttgTTAGGAGTACTTTTATGAGAGATGTTTTCCATGGCCCACAGTAATCAACATTGGTATGCAAATCATTTGGAATCAGGACTTAAAACTGAAGTCTTATTATATTAATACATTTCTTACAGTGCTTACAAATGTgttgctgtggtggtggtggtgctggtggaggaggtggtggtgctggtggtgctggtactggtggtgctggtgctggtagaggaggaggtggtggtactGGTGCTGGTGGANNNNNNNNNNNNNNNNNNNNNNNNNNNNNNNNNNNNNNNNNNNNNNNNNNNNNNNNNNNNNNNNNNNNNNNNNNNNNNNNNNNNNNNNNNNNNNNNNNNNNNNNNNNNNNNNNNNNNNNNNNNNNNNNNNNNNNNNNNNNNNNNNNNNNNNNNNNNNNNNNNNNNNNNNNNNNNNNNNNNNNNNNNNNNNNNNNNNNNNNNNNNNNNNNNNNNNNNNNNNNNNNNNNNNNNNNNNNNNNNNNNNNNNNNNNNNNNNNNNNNNNNNNNNNNNNNNNNNNNNNNNNNNNNNNNNNNNNNNNNNNNNNNNNNNNNNNNNNNNNNNNNNNNNNNNNNNNNNNNNNNNNNNNNNNNNNNNNNNNNNNNNNNNNNNNNNNNNNNNNNNNNNNNNNNNNgaggaggaggaggaggaaatggtggtggtggtgctggtgctggtggaggaggtggtggtggtggtggtggtggaatcTCCTCTGTAAATAAGAGCCTGCCTGAAATCATCTGGGTTCTTTGATGGTTTAAATTTTGCCTCCCTGCACCcccacaaacataaacaaaatcagTGGGTATTTATTTGATTCTGGCCACGTGAATACTAACAGTTCTATCATATATGCTTATAATAATTTCATCAAGTATGGTCTCTGAGATTAGAATTTTTAATTGTCTGTGAAAGAGAGATTATTTGCAAATATGCTAccaatactttataaaataaaggttaaGGCTGATGTCATTGCTCAGTAGGgtaaggtacttgctgccaaccCTGATTATCTGAGTTCAATATGTAGGATCAACATAGTGGAAAGGAAGACACCTACCAGTTATTCTTTGACTTGATTTCCATatgcttacacacatatacaataagtAAATGTGATAGTAGAGATCAATATTAGTGTTCCTAAATAAGATTGCAAAGCCTGTAAACAAAAGGAGATATggttaataatataaaaattactcTACATTATAGTTAGGATCTTTGATTTTTCATTTAGAGAAATTTATAATTAGTAGTAAAATTAGTTCTGAGCAGATATTTAGCCTTTTTATTGGAATGTGATCTTTTTAAAACCTAGATctgaagaagagactgaaatCCATAATAAAGATCtgagtctttttctcttttcatgcaAATGATTATAAAGTTTCAATTTAGATCTCTGTGTAAAGGATGGTTATAAGGAATGGTTTCTAGATGCCTACTaagattaaaaaggaaattttacttaaataataCCCAGGGTCAAATTAGTTTATAAAATAATCCTTGATGAATACTAACATAACATATTTTTAGAAGAAATGGGGCTGAAACCAGAAGAAAAGATggtaattaaaagtttaaaatatattaagaaggAATTTAAGGACAACTGTTTAAATGGTGAAGTTGTAGACTTCAGTTATAAGTTGTTGGATATCAAACTCAGTAacaatatttgaagaaataactTAGATTAATAGAGAACTAGAGTAGTTACCTATGGGAAGCTACAGTCAACAATGGAGACTaagtattgattgattgatgttgCTACTACTAGAAAAAAATTGCATACAGATCATGATTAAATCCTTTCAAAAAGCATGATGTAACCACATatgaaaaatatctttttctgtaatttctcTCTACTAGGAAGTTAAGTTATGAAGTATTCATGGCATTATGAGAAGTAAATAATACTTAGTAATAATTCATAGAGTGGAAGTTCATAAAAGCAAATGTGGAGAGGGCAGttagagagagaaacatacactTGCTAAAATTACCTTTTCAGAATATTAACCTGAGAGATGTAATTACAATAAAGAATGTGATCTTaggtgaaaattaatattttgaaggTATTTAAATTCCACTAGTTAACATTTACTGTTTGAAGTAACCAAGACTGAAAACAGGAGTAGGATTAAAGGAGGGGTTGTAAACCAGGAAAGCATGGCACATTGTTTCCTAACCTAAAGTCTGAAATGATAATAGACAATGTACATCCCAGTACATCATCCCTTGCCAGTTCTGCCAAAGACAGGTATGGAGTAACAgatgagaaagattttttttttttaaattttcaagagTGCATTGGAGAATTCTTCTAAGTATTTACGTTATAAGTAAAACTAACCCATACATAGAcactttacaaaagaaaaaacacagtcAATTGTGGtctaaaaacattaaatgaaaaatacCAGACCACCACAATTGGTAAGTTTTAAGTGAGTCTTTTAATGAAATCTTGCATCATGTCACCTGGCCTGTGAATCACCCCTTTGTCCCTGAGTCATGCTACTTACTCTACCTTTAGtggatgtcccatttgtcaaacGCAATGCCTGTTATTGAGAAACTCTTTTTCTTTACTGGATGTGATTCAAAACCACAAGTGCAGTAATGCTGGCAATTTCGATGTTAAAGAAAACCCACAAATTAAGTGTTTCATATAAAACCTCATGTAAAAGTTCATGACTTAATGATGAAAGAAGAAATACCATATGCTGAAGTTGGAAGGAACAAATCCCTTCTTGAtattgtgaaaaagaaaagaatttatggTGGTTTTGATTTTAATTCAAACTAACAGTTATAGCTATATTACATGGCTTTAAGTAGAAGA
This window encodes:
- the Dram2 gene encoding DNA damage-regulated autophagy modulator protein 2 isoform X1; translation: MWWFQQGLSFLPSVLVIWTFATFIFSYITAITLHHVDPALPYISDTGTIPPERCLFGVMLNIAAVLGIATIYVRYKQVHALNPEENLIIKLNKAGLVLGILSCLGLCLVANFQDLLRDFKGSKKKSTLFIVHVCGAVLAFSMGSFYMFVQTILSYQMQPKIHSKQVFWVRLLLVIWCGVSALSMMTCSSILYSSDFGPDIVQKLHWNPEDKGYVLHMVTTAAEWSMSFSFFGFFLTYIRDFQKITLRVEANLHGLTLYDTIPCPVTSERTPLLSRDFQ
- the Dram2 gene encoding DNA damage-regulated autophagy modulator protein 2 isoform X2, which translates into the protein MWWFQQGLSFLPSVLVIWTFATFIFSYITAITLHHVDPALPYISDTGTIPPERCLFGVMLNIAAVLGIATIYVRYKQVHALNPEENLIIKLNKAGLVLGILSCLGLCLVANFQKSTLFIVHVCGAVLAFSMGSFYMFVQTILSYQMQPKIHSKQVFWVRLLLVIWCGVSALSMMTCSSILYSSDFGPDIVQKLHWNPEDKGYVLHMVTTAAEWSMSFSFFGFFLTYIRDFQKITLRVEANLHGLTLYDTIPCPVTSERTPLLSRDFQ